The nucleotide window CAACCTGTCCGTAGGTATAAAGAAAACGAGCGGCAGAAGATAGGTGATCGATGTATATACTCATTGGTTCAGGTGCCATTAAACTTGGCATTGGGGAGCTGGTCCAGCAATTGACCACCACATCTGGCGTAGCGCCAAGTTCGGACTCAATTTGGTCAAACAACAAGTTGATCGAAGTCGTGTCGTCACTGCATACGTGCATAGCAAAAACTTTATTGGTAAACGCACTGATCTGCTCGTAGCTTTCCTTCAGCGTGTCGGCGTTTTGATCACATAAAATCAAGGTAGCACCGAGGTGGGCAAAGTGGCTAGAGCATGTTCGCCCGATGACTGAACCTGCTGATGTGACGAGTATAATTGATTCTTTGATATCCATATAACACCTTCACTGCTCCGTATAAACCAGTGGTTTGTGCTATCAGCATGGATTAATTTCAAACAGCTCAGTGTGAAAAGCTTCAAACTAACGCTTTTGGGGGAAGACTATTGTATGGGAATTAGTAAGTCGTCACATTTCGTATGTGTTACAAGTGTAATTGTCTGGTGAAAGTTTGAACACTAAACTTGAGCTTGGATCTGGTGTTGGCGCTGAGCGGTGACAAGCTGGTTATACAATCCAGCATCAGAAATAAGAGGCTGACTTCTTTCCCCTAAACGGCGTCGTTCGTGCCCTGACAGGTTGTGGTAGACCTCTTCGGGAAGGTTAAAAGTGTCTTCCGGTAGGTAGGTTAGAGCATCTGGTTTGAGGTAATGACTAAGCTTCGCGGAAGGCAATCCAGCACCGTGAAACTGTTTAGCTTGCACGGCAGCAAGTTCATAACTACTGCTGTCGGATCGCAAAGTTTGCGGTTGAGAGAGGAAAAACTGCTGACGTAGGATCTCATCACTTGTTTTCACCTCTTTCACTTCTTCAACGGGAGCAACGTCGCGAACATCGTTAGAGAACATAGACAAGATAAGAGCAAAATCTGAACGTCGACCTTCATGAACGGCATGACTAATACCGCTACCAAATTGAAGCTCGTTAATAATTGCTGCTTTGTCTAGAGTATGAATTTGCATGATGTTCCTCTTGAGATACTTTTATAGCGGCCTAGCAAGAAAGAACTTTAGAAAAAAGAAGAGATTAAATGCGTGTTTTAAAGTGAGGCAATAAAAAAGCTCGCTGTATTGGCGAGCTTTTGAATAAGACTAAATTGAACTAGGGGGAAGTCAATTACTTCGCTAGGTTCTCTGCTACGAATTCCCAGTTTACAAGAGCCCAGAAGCCGTTCATGTAATCAGGACGTACGTTGCGGTAATCGATGTAGTAAGCGTGTTCCCATAGGTCAACAGTTAGAAGTGGCGTTACACCTTCTTCTGTTAGAGGAGTGCCTGCGTTAGAAGTGTTAACGATGTCTAGAGAACCGTCAGCTTTCTTAACTAACCAAGTCCATGAAGAACCGAAGTTGTTGATTGCTGCATCAGTGAACTTCGCTTTGAATTCTTCGAAAGAACCAAATGCTGCATTGATTGCGTCAGCAACAGCGCCAGTTGGTTCGCCGCCCGCGTTTGGAGCTAGACAGTGCCAGTAGAACGTGTGGTTCCAGATTTGAGCAGCGTTGTTGAATACGCCACCAGTAGAAGTCTTGATGATCTCTTCTAGTGTTTTGCCTTCGAACTCAGTGCCAGGGATAAGACCGTTTAGCTTAACTACGTAAGTGTTGTGGTGCTTACCGTGGTGGAAATCTAGAGTCTCTGCTGAGATGTGTGGTTCTAGTGCGTCTTTCGCGTAAGGAAGAGCTGGTAGTTCAAATGCCATTACTCGATTCTCCATTGATATGAAAGGGTTACCTTTCGATTGCTTCCAGTGTTTTTATTTATTTTGAGTCAATACGACTGACTTGCTAGGTATTTTAGCAAGTTTTTACTTTATTAAAAGCCCGATATGAAAATATTTTAAGATGTTAGCTGTGACGAAGAGATGAATTTCCCGCCACTAAACAGTCTTATTTTAAACCATACCAATTATATGGTTTTTATTCTGCTGTTATTGAGTAAAATGTGGCAGATAAACAAAGTTAAAACCTATGAATGAGGAAGCGATGGAAACTATCGACAAAATCAAACAGCAGATTTCAGAAAACTCTATCCTGCTGTACATGAAAGGCTCACCGAAACTGCCAAGCTGTGGTTTCTCTTCTCAAGCGTCACAAGCTCTTATGGCATGTGGTGAGAAGTTCGCTTACGTAGACATTCTACAAAACCCAGACATCCGTGCTGAGCTACCAAAATACGCACAATGGCCAACGTTCCCACAACTATGGATTGAAGGTGAGCTAATTGGTGGTTGTGACATCATTCTGGAAATGTACCAGAAAGGTGAACTTCAGCCTCTAATCAAAGAAGCTGCAGCACGCGCTGAAGGCGAAGCTGAGTAATTCGTAAATACTCACATTTAGCGAAGAATACGAAGGAGCCACACTGGCTCCTTTTTTCTTTTTTAAGGTAGTGGAATAAACTAATGCTCACAATCTTTAATGCCTAAAGACCTCGTGCTCTATTCTCTGATATTCAAAATCTATGTGTAGTGATGTGATGGACGCCTCAGCACTCAAGTTTCGCGGTATCTGCCAAACTTGATGCTGATAGTAAACCTAAAGGGCTGCCATTATGGATATAAAAGTTGTTGGAATTGATTTAGCCAAAAATGTATTTCAGGTCTGTGTTTGTCTTGTAGATCATTCAATTAAGAGTAATCAAAAAGTTAGACGCAATAAGCTACTCGATAAAGTAAGGCAATTTCCTCAAGGAACTTTAATTGCAATGGAAGCATGTGGGACCTCTCACTATTGGGGGAGGAA belongs to Vibrio sp. STUT-A11 and includes:
- a CDS encoding SDR family oxidoreductase, which encodes MDIKESIILVTSAGSVIGRTCSSHFAHLGATLILCDQNADTLKESYEQISAFTNKVFAMHVCSDDTTSINLLFDQIESELGATPDVVVNCWTSSPMPSLMAPEPMSIYIDHLSSAARFLYTYGQVAAERFRRRNKKGVIVNVVSHDNHEDLTGVESMAALVSGFTYSWAKELTPFNIRVGGVIPSVTHTKEDLDDIHWAEIQDELVRNTEYIVSNEYFSGRVVSTEV
- a CDS encoding VC2046/SO_2500 family protein, whose protein sequence is MQIHTLDKAAIINELQFGSGISHAVHEGRRSDFALILSMFSNDVRDVAPVEEVKEVKTSDEILRQQFFLSQPQTLRSDSSSYELAAVQAKQFHGAGLPSAKLSHYLKPDALTYLPEDTFNLPEEVYHNLSGHERRRLGERSQPLISDAGLYNQLVTAQRQHQIQAQV
- the sodB gene encoding superoxide dismutase [Fe], giving the protein MAFELPALPYAKDALEPHISAETLDFHHGKHHNTYVVKLNGLIPGTEFEGKTLEEIIKTSTGGVFNNAAQIWNHTFYWHCLAPNAGGEPTGAVADAINAAFGSFEEFKAKFTDAAINNFGSSWTWLVKKADGSLDIVNTSNAGTPLTEEGVTPLLTVDLWEHAYYIDYRNVRPDYMNGFWALVNWEFVAENLAK
- a CDS encoding Grx4 family monothiol glutaredoxin, yielding METIDKIKQQISENSILLYMKGSPKLPSCGFSSQASQALMACGEKFAYVDILQNPDIRAELPKYAQWPTFPQLWIEGELIGGCDIILEMYQKGELQPLIKEAAARAEGEAE